The DNA sequence GCCTCCCAGGCATTACCTGGCACTTCGCCCTATGGAGCCCGGACTTTCCTCCCCCCCCTAATTTTCATAGAGGGCAGCGACTGTCCGATCGACTCTCCGCCGCGCAGGTTAACGGCAGAGCGGCCGAAGAACAAGCGCTAATAGCCCGCAAACCGGTCTGCGCGACGGGTTACGCGTCTTTTTGCTGATCCAGCGCCACCTGATACAACACGTTTTTGCGCTCACCGGTGATTTGCGCCGCCAGAGCCGCCGCACGCTTGAGCGGCATCTCTTCGAGCAACAGGTTGAGGATGCGCATCGCCTCGCTGCTGACGGCGTCTTCGGATTCCGGCGCTGTCCAGCCCGCCACCACCACGACGCACTCGCCACGCTGCTGATTGCTGTCCGCCTCGACGAATGCCCGCAACTCGCTCAGCGGCAATCCCTTGAGGGTTTCGAAGGTCTTGGTGATTTCACGAGCGAGCAATGCAGGACGATCAGCGCCGAACACCGCCTCCATATCCTGCAGGCATTCCAGAATACGATGCGGCGCCTCGTAAAAAATCAGCGTGCGCGGCTCTTCCTTGATAGCTTCCAGGCGCGCCTTGCGGCCCACGGCCTTGGCCGGCAGAAAGCCTTCGAAGATAAAACGGTCGGACGGCAGGCCGGCA is a window from the Pseudomonas gozinkensis genome containing:
- the rsmI gene encoding 16S rRNA (cytidine(1402)-2'-O)-methyltransferase, which produces MAAFTDHEVCALTAPGPLNSAAGSLYVVATPIGNLDDISARALKVLREVALIAAEDTRHSQRLMQHFGIATPLAACHEHNERDEGSRFITRLLAGDNVALISDAGTPLISDPGYHLVRQARAAGINVVPVPGACALIAALSAAGLPSDRFIFEGFLPAKAVGRKARLEAIKEEPRTLIFYEAPHRILECLQDMEAVFGADRPALLAREITKTFETLKGLPLSELRAFVEADSNQQRGECVVVVAGWTAPESEDAVSSEAMRILNLLLEEMPLKRAAALAAQITGERKNVLYQVALDQQKDA